tttatcaaaaaaaaaaaaaaagaactaggAGCAATCGAAACAATCACTAGGCACAGGCACATACCAGAAGGATGTTGCTTGAGTTTATCAATATGAACCCACGCAATCAGCAGACAACCTTTTGCCAATGCTGCATTAAGGCTTCTTAAGTTTATTTTATCAAATCAGCAATCCAATATCCATGACTTTGGAAAAACTATGTGGAAATTTATCCTCAAAATTTATCAAAGAGATCAAGATCTATGAAGTTTCACGAAACCATGCTCATAGGACTAGGGCCTTGTTTGGTAGATAAGTTTTTTGTCAggtttgtctgctacaagttttttaaaaacttaattacaataacttcaaaaaacttctcaaaatttttaaactatacactttaaaatattaaaaaaaaaaacatacttcaaaatttttttttaaaacttatacagtaagttacagtaaaattttaaacaaatacccaaaaaattcacttgaCAAACGTTGCCATTACACTCTTATATGTCTTCTCATCTTTAATTACTGATGTCACAGTCACTATCTTAGGATGCCATTCTATGAAACACGTAGTTTAAGCATTTTTGCCAACATGCTATGACCATAAGGcagtttcattttttcctttcatcAAGCTTGATAATGAGTCAATACAAAATTCTCATCCGAATTCAGTCTCCCTCAAGTAAAAAGATTATATGATTACAAAACTGCATACAAAtgaccaaaaaaacaaaatttaagaGGGACTGATTCAAGAAGTCTAACAAATAAAATATCCATACATCCATAGCTTGggctttttttaaaatttttttttattatgctGTTTTGGTTTATCCTCTTTTGGGGGTTTAAAAATTTGGGGAGATAAGGTTGATGATGTGATGACATCTGACGAAAAAGTGGTTGTTCGAAAGACGGTAAAATTGAAGAGCGGATGGATTGATACTGTAGCTGCAGAAGGTATCCTCAATTTGTTCCTCATTACTCAGTAGCATGCCTCTCATTTTACGATAACCTGCCATTATTTGGCCTCTGTGGATTTGGTGATCTCGGATGGAGAAGGATTCCAAGGACTAGAGAAAACTGGGTGGTCTGTACGGAATGAAATATTTCAATGGACACATTTTCTTAGGTTTTAATGGAGTTTATTATATAGTTAGTCAGTTTTGGATACTCTTTAATGATTTGACAATGCATGTGTATGGTtagtagtcgttttatcaataatatCGTGTCTTATCAATAACATCGAATCGACAACCGCTATAAATATCTTGACTGATCATGCCGACTGTACTATTCTCATTTTTCTTATCATATGGAGTGtttggatagaatattatttaaaataattaatgtagtattttttataatgtgatatatatgaaataaaaaatattaaaaaatgaattaaaaaatatgtttatttttttaaaaaaaactatatttatgatacaagcgaaatattatttgataaaattgagcTATCACGGCTGAGGTGGAGGCTATTGCCCCTGCTtcagtttttttaaaaataaaaaaaaaactctatatATAATGTATATCAAGTATTTTTGGTCCCACAAAAAATGATACATTTGCGGTCGATATTAATTGGGAGTAAAAGTGCAAACAAATTTAGAGACTCTCTAACTCAAAATCGACATTTCTGGTCTtattaaaatagataaatagaCTGATAGATTAGCCTTCTCCTCCTTTTCTCCTTATTTTCTAATAGCGACATCTACGGACCGGATTGAAAATATAATgctgtttttttattttctgtgTCACAAAATGATTGCCACTTGCTAATATTGACAAACCATTTTTAGTCCATTTTCGTCTTTCAACCAACCATTAAGGTGAAAGAGGAAAGTGTAGATTAAAGCTATAATTATTGGTTTACAAAGTTGAAAAGTAAGTGGAAAAATGACAAAACACATAGGCCCACCATTGGCTCCTTTCCAAGTATTCctaaaaacttttgaattgtCATCACTAAATGAACAGGGCAAAGTTGGgatattcttcttcttcaatgaTTTTTTCTTGTTAGCTGATAAGACGTTTATGTTGACAAATTGCTATTACTACTGATCGAGATGCGACGCGACAAATAAATTGGGAAGGAAGTAATAATCCCTCCGTTCCATTTGATAgtcatgttttcctttttcgtctgtcccaaattgtagtccacttttcaattgaaaaatatagttatattttaattttcctaaaatacccttattcaatgtaagttgttgttattataaacctaccccatttaatgagaattgattctttttttaccatcaattcaagttcccataaagttgtactctaattaatatgagagtattttagaaaaatagctacctaaattgattgtttcaacaaagttaactactttttattaaactgtgtgaaaaaagaatcagaattatcaaagtgggacggagggagtaataatTAGTACGTACTCAAATGCAAACACTTGTGAGTGGACACGAAAATGACTATTTTAGTGAGTCTCAAATATTCGGCGAATTTCTAGAAATAATgctaaatttagaaaatatctCATTAATGGTGTTTTATGgtattgtattttttatttagaGTCGTCGCATTTGAAAAAAATGCGGCAACAGCAAAATAGTATTTTtatcttgaattattttttGGTGTCACAAATGCGgcatttttgttttgaattattttttggTGTTAGAGTGAataaatgtttttatttttttatacatCTTCGCGGGCGACTGTGAAAATGACCATTAGCCGCATCCAAAAGTGGATGCGGCGACGCAAGATGTCAGAAGTCTTAACCGTCAAGTTTCCTTATTATTTATTTGGTTAATGGATAAGTGATCGTTATTTGCCAAATTTGTCAAACACATGCCCAACTTTCTATAGGGAAATTTAGGAATAATTTTAGAAGCCTCCCCTaagatttttaacaaatttactATCCTCccctgaaattttaaaaaattattaaccTTCTTTAAAACTAATCTTCTTGTAAAAAATTACTGGGACTGTTAATGGGGTCGAACCAACTCGAGCTCAACCTATTTGGCCTCAAAAAAGCTCCATGAGCCTAAAGTTTAATTGAATCGGGCAAAGTTTGGATCTAAATATTAGATCCGAACTAAATGTAAGTCAAATTTGAGTCATTCTAGGTTCATGCCTAATTAAAAGTACACCCATGTatgagtataattatatatgtaaaatatatatgataatatatataatttataattatctatactacatatattatatataaatgcAGAGGAGGGTGTTTGGGATAAACAAAAATCCGTCACTTTATATACTTCATGAACTAAccttgatgatgaagaaacttttGGTATAAACAAAAATTTATCTTTCTTTGATAGCTACCCACTACCAATATGATTTTTACCAAATAATATGTATTTTTTCATATTCTATTTTTCAACTTATTTAGTAACTCTTAATTTTAATTAGCAGCTACCAACTACTTTTTATAACTTTTATTTTGCTGAATTTTTTACATatgtattttcaaaatataaaatcaattttcttaaaaatgatTTTAATAAATATACTCAATATATTTTACAAATACTTTTTCTATTAGTTGCACACACATTAGTATGTGTATTGAATACTAGTACATATTGCGACATAAAATGTTAATAAATTATATGTAAATTTGCattaattcataattataaagtatatattatatataattatgtatttaattATGAGTTTGGGCCAAACCCGATTTGATTCTGAATCTCATATAATAATGTGAGTTGAGATTAAACCTTTTTACTATGAGCCCGAATCCCAAAACCTCGAAACTTGAAAATTCATATAATTTGTGAACTGAGTTTGGGCTTGCTAAAGTCCGCTTGACACCACTACAAATTATCccaattcacaaaaaaattaataacaaaaaaatgtgcattcattttttttttgttattattggtttgaaattaataataataaaaagctATTATTCGTTTGAAAagctattcatttttttttattcttctgtCCTGGAACTTGGATATTTGAGTACAGTAACATGTGTATACTGGGGGAAGACCCTTCTGCTATTTGTGGCAGCTGTTTCGGAAGATGTATCCAGATGATAATTTTTCCCGAAGAAAATGGCATAGTGGAATGAGGCCGTAGAGAATGGTGCATCGCCACATCCACTTTTGGATGCGGCAAATGGTAATTTTCACAAAGATGCatagaaaagaataaaaaatcttTAGTCATTctgacaccaaaaaaaaattttcaaaacaaaaatactATTTCGCCCAAATGCGGCGATTCTAACTGTAGAAAACAATCTCACCGAACACTCTAAATGagatattttctaaatttaggATTATTTGTagaaatttgtccaaatattcATACAAATTAAACTTGACTCTAACTCTATGTCCTAAGCTCTAACAATGTTTGAACTCTTATTGTTTTTGGTCCAAGGCTGAACTGCCAAGAAATTATGCTTGCATCAACAAAATATATGTTTGGAAGCTCCAAAGTACCGTTTTGTAAATTGAGTTCATTGCATTTACCTCCCTAGAAGTTTATCTAAATCACAGCAATAAATCCATAGTTTTTTTCAAGGGTAAATAACCTTTTATCTCTCTATGATTTGGTGCTTTACCACATGACTCTCTTATAGTTTAAAAATCTATATATATCACATGACCTTCATATAGTTTAAAAACCTATATATAATCCGTTCATGATTTGGGTTAACGTGATACCATTAGTTTTTCCATTAAAACTAATGGTCAATAGTAAAAAgtaaaatcaaactaataaattgacaaattcaCTCTTTCACTACTTTTTtcgctttctttctttctttttttttgtggaagAGGAGAGATGATTTGGAAATATATACTTTGGCCTATAAAACCTTAATTTTCTCCAATTACAAAAGAGATGGGagggaaataaaaaataaatgaataagaaacaaaaaacatGGAAgggaaatataaaacaaataaataagaaagaaaaaataccaaatcttttttattacaaatatcattatagatttttaaaccaaatctttaatggtattttctagttcttatttatctattttgtatttcaatttctttctttttatgtttggaggggaataaaaagaAGTAATGAAAGGGTAAATTTGTTAagttattagtttgattttgacttttacTATTAACCATTTGTTTTAATGGAAAAATTAACAGTCACGTATTAACTCAAATCATGAGAGGGTTATATATAGGTTTTTAAATCATATGGGGTTATGTGGTAAAGTACAAAGGGTAAAAGTTAATTTATCCTTTTTCCAAATCAGCCCAACATTTTAAATAGCCAAACATTTGCCATTGCTCAATTGCATCATTTGCAacagaattttttgaaattatcaaaATACTTATTTTCTATCATCCTTCTTCCAGCCATTCTTTCATCTTTCTATAGATTAAAGTTAGTGTAACCAAAACTCTGGTCATATGACATCACTAATAAGAGTATATCTCATTGAGTGTAGTTTCTTGAACCTCcactattatattttttatattctaAACTCTTTTCTATTTCAACGTGCAAATAATCAAACTTCGTTTTccaaaaaacataaaattttaggatttttatACAAAGATACACATATGAAAATTAGAAGTAAATATCAAACAAAGACACTTTTCTTGGTTTAAGGATAGGAATTTAATGTCATGTTTTCCTAAATTTATTagtacattttttaaaatttaatgcTTTGTTATGGATAAAAATCCATAAAGTTTAGCTCAATTTTATCATTCCATACGAAATTagatatttaagaaaaatagatAATTTGTTGTATGGAAACAATGAATTGGACCAGTGTGGTAGCGACTGAAATAAGCCATATGCAATTGAAAAAGtaattgtttattttcttttaatccatatttatttttttggattatattAAGGAGTTTCTTAAGAGTGGCTATTCAAAGGGTTAAAACACATTTTGGTCAAATCATAGACTCCTTTTTTATTTAGATaacaaacctcaagggaggtaaatgCAGTTTCGCAGAGGGTAGTTTTGTCATTTCTCCACTTCTAATAATTGGGTTTAGACACCGACTCATAAGGGATAATTCGAATTTAGTCAAACCGCAGAGTTTACTCAATAATACGGCCAAACATTAGGAGAAGTAGATGCATTGacccttttttattttaaagaaacaaagagagagagagaatttttattaattagatTATTGAAAATCATTCAACATTGGTTTCTTGACAAAAGATGGCGGTATATTCTATAAGGAATCCACGAAAGCTGAAGAATTTAGCTATAGAATTCAACAAAGCTACAGGATCTTGGCATAACAAGTCAATTCAGACAAAACCTTAGGAATATCTTCTACTACTGGCCCCATTGTAGAAAAATCATCATCTTCACTATTCAGCAATTAAATAACCGATAAAGAGTCTCCTTCAAGTGTAATATTCGGAGTGAACAGATTTTAATGCTGAATTAACTGCCTCCTTTGTAGCAATGGCTTCTGTCCTCCTTCGATTCAACAGTCCCTTGGAATTGCTTGGACAAACCAGCCATAAAAGCTTCCGCATGCTTCCGATATCGTAGAGTTTAATGCACCCTCAAAATCAACATTAAATTGATTCATCGTACACTACCCCGCAAGAGGAACCTAGAGGTTCCACATTGGCTTCTTTGAAAGCTACTAGGGAATTAGTCACAAAGCGAACCATTGATAAAGGTTCTCTATGCTTGCCATCAAACAAAACCAAGTTCTGATTGTTCCAAATCTCATCACAAAGAGTAGCAAAAAGCTCCGAATCCTCACTTGAAAAGAACTCACAAAATTTCTGTAATCCAAAGATGAACACCAACTGAAGAGGTATTTTCATCAATATGACACCTTAAGTTTCAAATAAATAGTGATATTAAAGATTTTAGGATTTAAGAAGCGAGGAGAGAGAAGGATAAAATGAGATGTGAATTATATAGACAAGTCACCTGTAAATCTAGGaattgtaattaaaaaaaacaacTTGAAAAAgccaattatttatttttattattctttttgCTTTAAAATGTGGGTTTtgtatgaaattttttttgggtcaagtACTATTACcatattatttttttgggtcaagTACTATTAccatataattattttttttgtatgtaaacctCTTGATTTAGAGATCATTGAAGAAAGCTAgtgattttgatgtttacaTTAAGGGTATGTTTGTTTggactgaaaatattttcccgaaaaagttttccagaatttttggtGTTTGGAAGCAAAAGAGGTTGGAAAATGATTTCAGCTGGAAAATGTTTTCATGCCACCGAGTGGAAAATGACTTCCACAACAACTTTCCTGAAGTTAATTTCCGATAACCAGATAACCCGCTCCCAGTGCTAGAGAATCACCAGCAGCAGAATCATATTAGTCACAATATCAGTGGGTATTCCACTGGAATTCTTAAAAACTTTGGTTGCACATAATTTGCCGAGCAATTTGAATTGATAAATAACAAGTATCTGCACTCAACCTGCAAACTAAAGTATTGCTATAGAAGTACTGAATTATGACATCAAACCTCGTGCTATAACACATAGCGACCTATCTGCTCTTCTCCCTTGAACCCATGAAAGATCAGACAACAAGAATAAAATCAACAGCTCTAGTCGGATTTGCATTCATCTCAAAAATATTCCAGACATTTTCCTTTCTCCTTTCTACTAATTAGAAGTAACTTAAGGCAAGTAAACAACGCTGCAAGAATATCAAACTGTCCTACACTATTCTAATTCAATTGCTAATATGTTTTATGTGATAATCAAGTCTAATGTGAAAGATTGCATTTGTGtcaggtggtggtggtgggatTTGACAATTTAGTTCTTTTAGGATTACAAGTGTCTTTTTTCTATGAATGATCGAAAGAACTACTTTAATTTAAGTAATGAATATTAATTAAATTTTGAGACGAaagaattcattttttttcaaatatcaaaatatcCAATATTGTTAGTTTGATCTAGATCTATCCTAATTCCACCCTGTATTCGAGTTGGGAAATTTAAGAATTCATGGTgtaatatgaataaatattttataaaaatgataatatgatTATAATTGATAGAAACTAAAATTAACTTGTAATGAAATGAATGTTTTGAGAGTAGAAAAATATTTGCAATATATCAACAAACAtatcagaaaatattttcattgacaaaccaaacacctgaaaattatgaaaaaaggaattcggaaaatattttcacttaataACCAAACATTGGAAAATTATGGGGAAGAAagtgattttccaagaaaatgatttcgatggaaaatattttcctagggaaaatattttcagtccAACCAAACGGACCCTAAGTGAGCGACATTTTCTTAtttctattaataaatgaaagtttTATACTTTAGCTAACTCAAATTATGTTTCGGGAgagcaaaaaagaaaagtttgagaATCGGATCATTAGtttggtcgatttttaatgGTTTTGACTGATTTTTTATCAAAGTAATTTTATGCTACAAACTACTTTCGAAAGAAGGTCAGTTCATATTCAGACAACACTGACATTATACGGATAAAGCATTTGCGAAGAAACTTATACCAAGACTAGTTGTTACTTCAAGAGAGTTGGGATAGATAAATTTTCAACAAGTCTATAATTTGTgcaaaaaataattattcaaaGGGTAATTACCATTTCAACTTTTATCAAAAGTGTCACTgtttaaggaaaaattgaagaCACGTCAGTCATCCAATTAGTCTAAAGCtaataattatagaacaaattaTATTGGCATCATATTCTTGACGGGGAAAGAACCTCAGGGGCTACCTAGGCTGTGGTTTCCATCGTAGAGCTGAGTCTTTAAGTGCAACATCGAAGGCTATATTTAACAGTCGTTGAAATGACCTCAACGTATTTTCcaagtttgagaaaaagaaatcaaTAAATTTTGTTAGGGAaagcaataaaaaataaaaaatagatttAATTAGCTTTTCTAAGTTATTTATTATTCAATTCTCTAGTATACATATATTGCAATTTCGATATAACTActgtatttcatttcatcttgAAACTTTTAATACCACTATTTAAATTTTAAGAAACCATCTTAATCGAAACTTCAACATTATGATCAACAATGCCAAGTCAAAACTTGGCCATTATGATCAAGTCATAATGATCAACAATGCCAAGTTACAGCAATTTGATTTTGAACTTCGCCATCCTGATTTTTTGTCAATTATTCTAAATTTGCACAAAATCCGAAGCATCGAGGACCACATTTGCAAAAGTCAAAAGTTTAGGGACTACATAATTCATAAAATGGATCGATTATAGCGTAATTTCCAGCAACTTGGGGGTCTTTTGTTTTGCTGGGTGTAGTCCATTGGGTGCACGTGAACTTCGTGGGAAATTGGTGGCGTTCAATTATTTAACCTTGGTAAGTTGGTGAGTGGTCTGAcagcttttttattttttattgttatttttttttgtaaataggaTACGAATCCCTAATCTACAGTTCAAAGAGGGACTTTAGTCCTTTTTGATAACCACTGCCTTTGCAAGTTGGCAAGCTATCTTGTTTACATAAAGGTTGGGATTTTGCTGTGGAATATTTGAATATCGAAAGATAACAGTacaatagtaaaaaaaaatttactgttATTGTCTATTGTGGATCATCCTGGATAATTCAAGCAACTGTTTTAGAAAATGACTCTCATAATTATGGTCAAGCCAATCCAACAGTGCTCCCAAGCTCGAAAATACAGCAGAAGGTAAAATGATTTGAAACCGGATCGACAAGTGAATTGGATGAGCTTCCTACTTCTGGCTCAATCAATTCAACCAGTTCAACTCTGATTTAatgattttataaatttttaattatattaacATTAAATAActtgaataatattaatatataaaaaataatgaaaaatcgGTCCAAAGGCCAGCTTTTTTACTGATCCAATAGTGCTTCCAAGCATGAAAATACAGCAAAAGGCAATATTTTGAAATCCAGACCTACAAGTGAACTGGAAGAATTTGTGGTTCAATTAATTTTGCGGTTCAACCTCTGtttaataattttataatttattttaaaattaaattatttggataaaattaatatataagcaagaaataaaattttCGTGAAAAACCAGTTCAAAtgcctattttttttcttatcaatTTTGACTGATCCGATCGATTTTGATTGAATTTGACCAATTCAATTGATTTTTTAACCTTCTAGGTTAAATATAAAAGAACAAATTATCTGGGTAGTCACTAAACTTTTTCAATAGTCAAGATTTAGCTACTCAATTATTAATAGCATGTTGTTACCCATTAAACTattaataatataaattttgtgTCATTTCATCTAATTTCACTATTAACTCTGTTAGATCTAAGGGTCTACATAAGATATATTAGTAATGGTTAAATCTTGTAGAGTTAATGACAAATCAGATGGAATGACTTAGAATTTAAACTTTAATAGTTTAGTGGGTAAAAACATGCTATTAATAGTTAAATGAGCAAAACTCGATTATTCGAAAAGTTGAATGGTCAAAACTTGACTATTCGAAAAGTTTAATGGTTATAAGGATAATTTGCTCTAAGATATAAGCCATGGTTGATTTGTCGGTGGCAAAAGGCACGCATTCCACGTTTTCTGGTAAAAGGAGGTATGGTAAATATTCTTAGAACTATTGCCGTAAATCTGAAATCACCTATAAAAGGGGCCATCTTTGGGCAACCAATTTCACCCCCAAATAAATCTGCAAAAATAgctgagaaaaagaaaaaaaaaatggctgcCTGTTTACGACCACTGTTCTTAGCATTAACATCCCTGCTGATGATATCTTCATTGACCAGGTCCTCAGAAGGCGCTGGAATCGCAGTCTACTGGGGCCAAAATGGCAATGAAGGAAGCCTGGAAGAGGCCTGCCGTAGTGGCAACTATGACTATGTAAATATTGCCTTTCTGGTATCCTTTGGCAGTGGCCAAACACCGGAACTGAACTTAGCTGGCCACTGTATCCCGAGCCCATGCACCTTCCTGAGTTCTCAGATAGAGGTTTGCCAGAGCCTGGGCATCAAAGTGCTCCTTTCTCTTGGTGGAGGTGGTGCCGGGGCAGGGAGAGGGCCAATCCTGGCTTCTCCCGAGGATGCTCGCGATGTTGCAGCCTACCTCTGGAACAATTACTTGGGCGGTCAATCAGACTCTCGCCCACTTGGTGCTGCTGTTTTAGATGGTATAGACTTTGACATCGAATATGGGTCGAACCTGTACTGGGATGATCTCGCCCGTGCACTCTCGGGATACAGCACAGCAGAGAGAAAGGTGTACTTATCCGCAGCACCACAATGCTTCTTTCCTGACTATTATCTTGATGCTGCTATCAGAACTGGCCTCTTTGATTTCGTCTGGGTGCAGTTTTACAACAATCCGCCTTGTCAGTATAGTACAACAACAGGCAACGCCGATAACCTCTTGAACAGTTGGAGTAATCAATGGTCTCCCTATCCAGGCGTTAATAAATTATTCCTGGGATTACCTGCAGCCCAAGCGGCCGCACCTAGTGGCGGTTACATCCCACCTGAAGTGCTAATTAGTCAGATTCTTCCCGTTGTGCAGGGCTATCCCAACTATGCAGGGGTCATGCTTTGGAGCAGATACTATGACCAAAGCTACAGTTCAGCAATCAGGCCTTTTGTTAACGGCGATCCTCTGACTTATGCAACCAAGTCCGTGAAAAAATCCCATGCTGTAGCATGAGTTCCTCTCATTATCTGCCGCGAGATGAAATGTAGTCCTGGCTGCTTATGCCAGAGATCAATCTACTAATGAATAATGGGCTATGAGTTCCCAAATCGATTAAaatgtttattaaatttcttcccGTTTTAACCGCGCTCTCTCTCGAATGTAGCCCTTCGATATGCAAATAAACTCTTGCATGCTCATCAAAATTCATATACAATTTTGTAGCCTACAGAGAAGTTTACacatggatgtttaagtatCAGATAAGCTTGGGCGAAGACCAAATTTTGTGTACTACTGAAACATGGAACAAGATTTCAATCCCATACATAACCTCTAAAATCACATACAACTAGAATTTttgcttcttcattttttttttccttggatgGTATCAAAAGGTGAACAATTTGTCTGCCTCACAATCTCTTCCGGTCAGTGCAAGTCACTTTGAGACTTGTGACAATTTCACTAACCTCCCATCAAATCTGAAAAACAACGATTACCTCCCCGCTTCTTAGATTTGGTCTAATGATTTCAGGGTATTTGGTATACGTTGCCTTCTCATGACCCACAACAAAGGGATAACAATCGAAGGGCTTtcgttttgattaattttttttggagtaCAAATTAATTTCTCATTAGCATGTTATGAAGCATATGACATTCTTGTTCGCAACAATTTCTTTCTACGAAAAAATAACAGAgagaaggggggaaaaaaaggcCTCAACTGATGAACATTTAAAATGGAAACTCATGTCCATCCATAAATTATTACAAGCTTGGTATCTTAAAGAGAGGGGTCCTTGGGTTTCTATTATTTAACCAAAACTGGTTAAAGTAATAGGGTTGGCTTGATTAAAATTATGTTTATCATAATTGGGTCATTTCTTAAAATATTGGCCTTAACAAAGATGAtccatttcttgaaatttgcgTTCTAGTAAAGCCATTCTTGGGCAGATGATGAATAAGACTCTGTTTTTTGGGCTGAATGAAACGGATGATGCTCCaatttgagggaaaaaaataggcCTTGCATCATGAAATCTGTTTATTATTTAGCCACCAAATAAGTATATTGAATAATTCGGATTTTATAACTCATTATAAGCAATTGTGTCTTAATTTTAGCTACAAAAGTCTTTCACTTAACTAGTTAACTTAGAACACTTATGATGACTTCTTCCCTTGTCtctaaaatttgtgaaattggGCTCacaaagaagatactaaagAATAACAACCTTCATTGGGAGCCGAGTACAATTATTTCAAAACAGCGCGCATTACATTCACAAATCTGTCAAACTTTATCTTCCAATGCCCAATAAACTACTGGTATCCAAGTCCAAGATTGCTCCAAAATTCTAACCCTGccctttttcacaaaatttcagTTTAGTCCAAATGGATTCTACACTATGGTGCAACCACACAGTACAAAGGAAAGTTAAGGGAAAGCTTATAAACGA
The DNA window shown above is from Coffea arabica cultivar ET-39 chromosome 5e, Coffea Arabica ET-39 HiFi, whole genome shotgun sequence and carries:
- the LOC113722707 gene encoding acidic endochitinase-like produces the protein MAACLRPLFLALTSLLMISSLTRSSEGAGIAVYWGQNGNEGSLEEACRSGNYDYVNIAFLVSFGSGQTPELNLAGHCIPSPCTFLSSQIEVCQSLGIKVLLSLGGGGAGAGRGPILASPEDARDVAAYLWNNYLGGQSDSRPLGAAVLDGIDFDIEYGSNLYWDDLARALSGYSTAERKVYLSAAPQCFFPDYYLDAAIRTGLFDFVWVQFYNNPPCQYSTTTGNADNLLNSWSNQWSPYPGVNKLFLGLPAAQAAAPSGGYIPPEVLISQILPVVQGYPNYAGVMLWSRYYDQSYSSAIRPFVNGDPLTYATKSVKKSHAVA